In the genome of Pseudarthrobacter sp. IC2-21, one region contains:
- a CDS encoding SDR family NAD(P)-dependent oxidoreductase, with product MQLENKVAFITGGGSGLGLATAKTFIAEGAKVMIFDFNPKSQEVADEIGARFVQGDVAKAESVEAAVAKTVEEFGRVDIAVASAGVGGEGDVVTSTVENWERTNGIDYSGVFYTNKYVIEQLLKQGQGGVVVNLASMFGLVAVSNNIAYSASKGGVVNMTRAAGTMYAKEGIRVNAVAPGVIRTPLIDEPTLEQYAKLHPAGRVGEAQEVADLITFLASDKAKFITGATIPVDGGYTAV from the coding sequence ATGCAACTCGAGAACAAAGTGGCATTCATTACCGGCGGCGGATCGGGGCTCGGCCTCGCGACCGCAAAGACCTTCATCGCCGAAGGCGCGAAGGTTATGATCTTCGATTTCAACCCCAAGTCGCAGGAAGTGGCCGACGAGATCGGCGCAAGGTTTGTCCAGGGCGACGTCGCGAAGGCGGAAAGTGTTGAGGCCGCCGTCGCCAAGACGGTCGAGGAATTCGGCCGCGTCGACATTGCCGTTGCCTCCGCGGGCGTCGGCGGCGAGGGCGACGTCGTCACCTCGACCGTCGAAAACTGGGAGCGCACCAACGGCATCGACTACTCGGGGGTCTTCTACACCAACAAGTACGTCATCGAGCAGCTTCTCAAGCAGGGCCAGGGCGGCGTTGTGGTTAACCTCGCGTCGATGTTCGGCCTCGTGGCTGTCTCCAACAACATCGCGTACTCGGCCTCCAAGGGCGGCGTTGTGAACATGACCCGAGCCGCCGGGACGATGTACGCGAAGGAGGGCATCCGCGTGAACGCGGTGGCCCCGGGCGTCATCCGCACCCCGCTGATCGACGAGCCCACTCTCGAACAGTACGCAAAACTGCACCCGGCCGGCCGCGTGGGCGAGGCGCAGGAAGTTGCGGACCTCATCACCTTCCTGGCGAGCGACAAGGCCAAGTTCATTACGGGCGCGACCATTCCGGTCGACGGCGGCTACACGGCCGTCTAG
- a CDS encoding DNA polymerase IV — protein MLHVDLDQFIAAVEVLRRPELAGRPIIVGGRGDPSERAVVSTASYEARVFGVSSGMPLRIAARKVPDAVILPVDHEAYLAASETVMATLRAQPGATVQVLGWDEAFIGTATADPEAYARQVQAAVLGRTQLHCSVGIGDTLVRAKVATGFGKPAGIFRLTAGNWLEVMGPRPTRDLWGVGAKVSGRLAKLGIHTVAELAAADPLDLVPEFGPRMGPWYAELGRGDGASVVDDTPWVARGHSRETTFQQDLTDPLQVDGAVRELAARVLEDVVAEGRPVVGLTLKVRYAPFATTTHARKIPETYDRNDILARALDLAAAIEPGRPIRLLGLRAEMAMPEDARKGHTPTRGGW, from the coding sequence GTGCTGCACGTCGATCTCGACCAGTTCATTGCCGCAGTCGAAGTGCTCAGGCGGCCGGAGCTTGCGGGCAGGCCGATCATTGTCGGCGGCCGGGGCGACCCCTCTGAAAGGGCCGTGGTGTCCACCGCCTCATACGAGGCCAGGGTGTTCGGTGTCAGTTCCGGAATGCCCCTGCGGATCGCCGCCCGAAAAGTGCCCGACGCCGTGATCCTGCCGGTCGATCACGAGGCCTACCTCGCAGCGTCTGAAACGGTCATGGCCACCTTGCGCGCTCAACCCGGCGCCACGGTGCAGGTGCTTGGTTGGGATGAGGCCTTTATTGGCACGGCCACGGCGGATCCTGAAGCCTACGCACGGCAGGTGCAGGCTGCTGTCCTGGGCCGGACGCAGCTGCACTGCAGCGTTGGCATTGGCGATACCCTGGTCCGCGCCAAGGTGGCCACCGGTTTTGGCAAGCCGGCCGGCATCTTCCGCCTTACTGCGGGGAACTGGCTTGAGGTCATGGGTCCCCGGCCCACCAGGGACCTCTGGGGCGTCGGCGCCAAGGTCTCCGGGAGGCTGGCAAAACTCGGCATCCACACTGTCGCCGAGCTAGCCGCGGCCGACCCGCTGGACCTGGTCCCTGAGTTCGGCCCCAGGATGGGTCCCTGGTATGCGGAGCTGGGGCGCGGAGACGGTGCCAGCGTGGTGGACGACACGCCGTGGGTGGCGCGGGGGCACAGCCGGGAGACCACGTTCCAGCAGGACCTGACCGATCCCCTGCAGGTGGACGGTGCAGTCAGGGAGCTGGCGGCGCGTGTCCTCGAGGATGTTGTGGCCGAAGGGCGTCCCGTGGTGGGGCTGACCCTCAAGGTCCGTTATGCGCCGTTCGCCACCACCACCCATGCCCGGAAAATCCCCGAGACCTACGACCGGAACGACATCCTGGCCCGCGCCCTGGACCTCGCGGCCGCGATCGAACCGGGCCGCCCCATCCGCCTCCTGGGGCTGCGGGCGGAGATGGCCATGCCGGAGGATGCCCGAAAGGGGCACACGCCTACGCGCGGCGGCTGGTGA
- a CDS encoding Lrp/AsnC family transcriptional regulator, producing MATEPNNARHPRLDETDRLILRLLQADARMPNNAIAAAAGIAPSTCHGRIRALQESGIIRGFHADVDPAAVGRGLQALIAIRLHAHARSNLTKFEKYLAGLPAVESIFFVTGDRDFLIHVAVADSAALRDLVAANLSVRPEVAGTNTTVIFDYVRPTDTPLSA from the coding sequence TTGGCCACAGAACCGAACAACGCTCGGCACCCGCGGCTGGACGAGACCGATCGCCTTATCCTCCGGTTGCTGCAGGCCGACGCGCGCATGCCGAACAATGCCATTGCCGCAGCTGCTGGCATCGCCCCCTCCACCTGCCACGGTCGGATCCGTGCCCTCCAGGAAAGCGGCATCATCCGGGGCTTTCACGCTGACGTGGACCCGGCGGCCGTGGGCCGCGGACTGCAGGCCCTGATCGCCATCAGGCTGCATGCCCACGCCCGGTCCAACCTGACCAAGTTCGAAAAATACCTGGCCGGCCTGCCCGCCGTCGAGAGCATCTTCTTTGTCACCGGGGACCGGGACTTCCTCATCCACGTTGCCGTGGCTGACTCGGCCGCGCTCCGTGACCTGGTGGCCGCCAACCTCAGCGTCAGGCCCGAGGTGGCCGGGACGAATACCACCGTGATCTTTGACTATGTGCGGCCGACGGATACACCACTCTCCGCCTGA
- a CDS encoding septum formation family protein, translated as MDNQEQRPFPPKPAGPPTVGVPQITSPAAAPPTPRMAPPAAPPGAVPDPSLLKRRRRASLLLKALFAVVLVGVVLALVWLANRLDTQPTAPAGDPGSGVVEISPTHPASPRALPQEGVTPQDYRLGDCFKDFDPAALRSTVVACDSPHSAQLVAVFRYPGNDLYPGREALAAKALEACHAAKLAPAAYDYALNFQRAYPSGTSWDSGDRRVDCFVTADAGNVINTSVLP; from the coding sequence ATGGACAACCAGGAACAGCGTCCCTTCCCTCCCAAACCTGCGGGCCCGCCCACGGTTGGCGTGCCGCAGATTACGAGTCCCGCAGCGGCTCCGCCCACGCCCCGGATGGCACCTCCTGCCGCTCCCCCGGGCGCGGTCCCGGACCCGTCCCTGCTGAAGCGCCGCCGGCGTGCATCCCTTTTGCTGAAGGCCTTGTTCGCGGTGGTACTGGTTGGCGTGGTGCTCGCCCTGGTGTGGCTGGCCAACCGCCTCGATACCCAGCCAACTGCCCCGGCCGGAGATCCCGGCTCCGGCGTCGTGGAGATCTCCCCTACTCATCCGGCCAGCCCGCGCGCCCTGCCACAGGAAGGCGTGACGCCGCAGGACTACCGGCTGGGAGACTGCTTCAAGGACTTTGACCCCGCGGCCCTCCGGTCAACCGTGGTGGCCTGCGATTCCCCGCATTCGGCCCAATTGGTGGCCGTGTTCCGTTACCCAGGCAACGATCTCTATCCGGGCCGGGAGGCTCTCGCCGCGAAGGCGCTGGAGGCCTGCCATGCGGCCAAGCTCGCGCCGGCGGCCTATGACTACGCATTGAACTTCCAACGCGCCTACCCCAGCGGCACGAGTTGGGACTCGGGCGACCGCCGCGTGGACTGCTTCGTCACGGCGGACGCCGGGAACGTTATCAACACCAGCGTGCTCCCCTAA
- a CDS encoding NAD(P)/FAD-dependent oxidoreductase produces the protein MYSRAQSPRTAVVVGAGMVGLATAWHLQKRGVEVTVLDRSGVAAGASWGNAGWLTPGMAMPLADPTLWSYAPKALLDATAPLHIPARLDPKLWAFLARFGLHATGKAWAKAMAALTPIDRMALDAFDELTSGGVDAWTRKGPFVIGFEREQESKPFIHEIQQVEKAGQKVPLTRLDNPQLKVPQLSAGVSTVYEMEDQRFIEPGPFVQALADAVQARGGKILSGREVRSLRHGPQGISVESYGQEPVNADVVVLATGAWLPALAKPLGVRTQVQAGRGYSFSVATDDPAEFPIYFPARRVACTPYQGRLRIAGTMEFRGPDEPLQTGRIDAILASVRPLFTHMDLENLEDIWVGARPVTPDGLPVVGATRSPGVYIAGGHGMWGIVLGPATGKLLAEQITTGNVPEEIRPFDPLR, from the coding sequence ATGTACTCACGTGCACAGTCGCCGCGCACCGCCGTCGTTGTCGGTGCTGGAATGGTTGGCCTGGCTACGGCCTGGCATCTTCAGAAACGCGGCGTTGAGGTGACCGTCCTCGATCGATCCGGCGTCGCCGCCGGCGCCTCATGGGGCAACGCCGGCTGGCTCACGCCGGGGATGGCCATGCCGCTGGCCGATCCGACCCTGTGGTCCTACGCCCCGAAGGCCCTGCTCGATGCCACGGCGCCGCTGCACATCCCGGCCCGGCTGGATCCGAAGCTGTGGGCCTTCCTGGCACGCTTCGGCCTGCACGCCACTGGCAAGGCCTGGGCCAAGGCCATGGCAGCACTGACGCCGATCGACCGGATGGCGCTGGACGCCTTCGATGAGCTGACTTCCGGCGGCGTGGATGCCTGGACGCGGAAGGGGCCCTTTGTCATCGGGTTCGAACGCGAACAGGAAAGCAAGCCGTTCATCCACGAAATCCAGCAGGTGGAAAAGGCCGGGCAAAAGGTCCCGCTCACGCGCCTGGACAATCCGCAGCTCAAGGTGCCGCAGCTCTCCGCCGGCGTGTCAACCGTCTATGAAATGGAAGACCAGCGCTTCATCGAACCCGGACCGTTCGTTCAGGCGCTGGCCGACGCCGTGCAGGCCCGCGGCGGAAAAATTCTGAGCGGCCGGGAAGTCCGGTCGCTGCGCCACGGCCCGCAGGGGATCTCCGTCGAGAGCTACGGACAGGAACCGGTCAACGCCGACGTCGTGGTGCTGGCCACCGGAGCGTGGCTGCCGGCGCTGGCCAAGCCGCTTGGGGTCAGGACCCAGGTCCAGGCCGGCCGCGGCTATTCCTTCAGCGTGGCCACGGATGATCCGGCCGAGTTCCCCATTTACTTCCCGGCCCGGCGCGTGGCGTGCACGCCGTACCAGGGGCGGCTTCGGATTGCCGGCACCATGGAGTTCCGCGGACCGGACGAGCCGTTGCAGACGGGGCGCATCGATGCCATCCTCGCCTCGGTGCGGCCGTTGTTCACCCACATGGACCTGGAGAACCTTGAAGATATCTGGGTGGGCGCCCGCCCGGTCACGCCTGACGGGCTGCCGGTGGTAGGTGCCACCCGCTCCCCGGGGGTCTACATTGCCGGCGGTCACGGCATGTGGGGCATTGTGCTTGGACCGGCCACCGGCAAGCTGCTGGCCGAGCAGATCACCACCGGGAACGTTCCGGAGGAGATCCGTCCCTTCGATCCGCTCCGGTAA
- a CDS encoding DUF3073 domain-containing protein — protein MGRGRQKAKATKQARDIKYYSPNTDYSALQRELKGREGLATSHFANDPVEPDYSAYVDKYAEDLEEDDDEVHTRRIG, from the coding sequence ATGGGGCGCGGCCGTCAAAAGGCAAAAGCTACCAAGCAGGCTCGGGACATTAAGTACTACTCCCCGAACACTGATTATTCGGCACTTCAGCGTGAGCTCAAGGGTCGTGAAGGTCTTGCCACGAGCCATTTCGCGAATGACCCGGTTGAACCGGACTATTCGGCTTACGTGGATAAGTACGCGGAAGATTTGGAAGAAGACGACGACGAGGTGCACACCCGTCGGATCGGCTAG